In one Roseofilum reptotaenium CS-1145 genomic region, the following are encoded:
- a CDS encoding arsenic resistance protein, producing MWKILSFLQKNLTWSIPIFMLLGVVFGIVANPSGLKSLIIPLTFLMVYPMMINLQMKKVISGGDYKVQVITQLINFGIIPFFAFGVGKLFFNEQPLILLGLLLTSLLPTSGMTISWTGFAKGNINAAIKMTVIGLIVGSIATPFYAKYLMGTVIEIPLVSIFKQIIIIVFLPMILGQVTQFLLIRQVGMDKYQKNLKKKFPVFSTLGVLGIVFVAMALKAKSILANPVMLLSLLAPLVTIYGFNFLLSTLIGKALFDRDNAIALVYGTVMRNLSIALAIAMTVFGQEGSEIALIITMAYIIQVQAGAWYVKFTDRIFGKLPTSEPV from the coding sequence ATGTGGAAAATACTATCATTCTTACAAAAAAACTTAACTTGGTCAATTCCTATTTTTATGCTCTTAGGAGTTGTCTTTGGCATCGTTGCTAATCCATCGGGGCTTAAATCGCTCATCATTCCCCTGACCTTCTTAATGGTCTATCCGATGATGATCAACTTGCAAATGAAGAAAGTGATCTCCGGGGGAGACTATAAAGTTCAAGTTATTACCCAACTGATTAACTTTGGGATCATTCCCTTTTTTGCTTTTGGCGTGGGGAAACTATTTTTTAATGAGCAACCCCTAATCTTGTTGGGCTTACTGCTCACCTCCCTATTACCCACCAGTGGTATGACCATTTCCTGGACCGGTTTTGCTAAGGGTAATATCAACGCGGCGATTAAGATGACAGTGATTGGCTTAATCGTTGGCTCTATTGCGACTCCCTTTTATGCCAAATACCTGATGGGAACTGTGATTGAGATTCCCCTGGTTAGTATTTTTAAACAAATTATCATTATTGTCTTTTTACCGATGATTTTAGGCCAGGTGACTCAATTTCTGCTGATTCGGCAAGTGGGAATGGACAAATATCAGAAAAACCTGAAGAAAAAATTTCCTGTATTCTCCACATTGGGAGTATTAGGGATTGTGTTTGTCGCTATGGCGCTCAAAGCTAAATCGATTTTAGCTAATCCCGTAATGCTGCTCTCCTTGTTAGCGCCTTTGGTCACAATTTATGGATTTAATTTTCTGTTGAGTACCTTAATTGGTAAAGCTTTATTCGATCGCGACAATGCGATCGCCCTGGTTTATGGTACAGTGATGCGTAACCTGTCCATTGCTCTGGCGATCGCCATGACGGTGTTTGGTCAAGAAGGCTCAGAAATTGCCCTGATCATTACCATGGCTTACATTATTCAAGTACAAGCAGGTGCATGGTACGTCAAGTTTACTGACCGCATTTTTGGTAAACTCCCCACCTCAGAACCAGTTTAG